The DNA sequence tGTTTATATTATAAACACATGAACATCTAATTAAATATTGtctattaattaaaattaaaaaaattacctactatatatctatatatatatatcagatACTTTTGAATTAATAAaccatatattttttaattctaaaatatatttCCTTAATTAAtaactcaaatatatatatttttggtgGCTAGCTATAACAATAACTTAAAAACAAACGAGgtaataaaaaagtaataaataaatgcttatatatatatatatattattttattttttaataaagatatataaagataaagatacttttatatttatttacaatatattaaaatagagattaagataattttttacaataatgttttatatttatataaaaaatttaaccaaGTCATCCGACATCCAAGCACTTTTTTATTAATGCGCCTTTTCCCTCCTTCTAAGTTACGTGAAATACACGCGCACCTCCCTCTCCCTCCTATTGACGtaaacttcttcttcaacatAAACATTATTCAACGTTAATGATTTGCATTGTAATTTTTGGATTTACAATCTTTGTTGTTCttcgttcttcttcttttttgttctcttttgCTCATTGTTCTTCTCTGCTGCTTGTCCTTCTTCTTCctattcttcttcattttctttttcgaTTTATCGATTTATCTTCTTCGTTTTCAGATTTTAATATTctatcaaaacaatgaatgattcaacTTTAAATTAGTTGAATGAGAGCGATTTGGATTATTCTTCTGAAACGAATCAAGTAGACAAGGTTTGGATTATTTTTtgaatcgaattgaatagaatgcagttgttaaattgaattgaattgaattgaatgtacGCAGTtgttttgaattgaattgaattgaatttataATCTCTAAATTGTAGACATATGTGTTTTGAAtatgattttatataatggataatgttccgttcatttagtactatacagTTGATTCAACTTAATAACGTCttcggttcattatgcagaaagctgttttaaatttgattttatataatgaataatgttccgttcatttagtactatataGTTGATTCACCTTAATAACGTGTTTGGTTCATTATGCAAAAagctattttgaatttgattttatgtAATAGATAATGTTCtgttcatttagtactatacagTTGATTCACCTTAATAACGTGTTCGCTTCATTATATAGAAAGCTGTTTTGAAACTGAATACTAatagaaacatttttttaatagtgATATATGAACTTTTTTGATCCATCTAGTGTATTAATTTCAGTTTATTTGGGTTTTTAGGGCTATTAATGTTTGATAAATACTTTGATTCCATTCACTGTGAACTTGGAACAAAACAGCAGCCAAACAGTTCCAACAGATATATACATTAACATCTCAAACCGACAGGACAATGACTAATCCATCTTAAATCAGATATATATATTAACATTAGATTTTCAATAACATTTACattaatattcacatatatacattcAAAGAAGCAGTGTTTACTTTTTTAAACAAGTTAAATAAAATAGTGTTAATTACAACCAGTCAAATAAAGTATATCTTATTTACTATCTAAATCCCTAGATGTGAATTTATAATAAGGGCTGGAGAGGGTAACAGATGGCTTCGGGAGTCTTATTGCTTCAGATGCCCAAATCACTTAGTCTCTCATTTTGTACATGTGCTTACGTTATAGTGCGCGGCTTCTCCTTCTTTGTCACCATTGTCCTCTTCATTTTTTATGTAAGGACAAAAAAACTTAGTCAATAATTCACTCAATACACTGACAAGCACAAGCATGCACATTTTAATCAAGTGAATCAAAATAAGCAACTCCATTGAACCGAACAAAATTCATGTGCTGAATAAAACGTGATAAACAttcattcatcaagaaaaatatttctgcaTTCACAAGGACTCAACTGAATACACTAACAATTCAAGTGAATCAAAATGAGCAATTCCACTGAACTGAACAACATTCATGTGCTAAATAAAACGTCATAAACATTCAATCATTAAGAAAAACATTTCTGCATGCACAAGGACTCAACTGaacacactaacaatcaagtgaatcaaAATGAGCAACTCTACTAAACCAAACAACATTCACGAAAAATATTTCTGCATGCACAATGACTCAACTGAATACCTATCAATCAAGTGAATCAAATTGACCAACACCAATGAACCGATCAATATATcacagaaagaaaataacaatacattttttattcatatgCCCTAGTTACGCAATAAAAATGGATTCAGAATAAGCCGATCTACTAAACGAAGCAACTCAATCCACTAAACCTTAAATCGAACTAGGAGAAACGCGAGTTTTGTAAATGAACATAATAATGATAGTTTTTCTCATACCTTGCAGAATTTCtgtttgttttttcttctttctttcgaAAGCTTGACGCGATTTTGGAGTAGGAACAGTTTTCGCAGAAAATACGAAGGAGGTTTGAGAGATTTTGAGATGGATTTAAACTTCTCCAGAAGGAACGTTGTGTTATAATAAAGGCGCGAATGAATATTAAACGTTTCAGAGATTTGGGCGCGTAAATACATGCTCATTTAATGggattgaatttttttaatgttgGGCCAACTTTAATagaaaaattacataaatatgTAGTATAATCGAATATTTTAATACAGTTTAGTCTTTTAACTTTCTATTTTAAGTAACTAATTGATACAATTACCTTATTAGTTATCTATTTGAATGACTCTATAcccattttattttcatttcccATAGGCTTTAcacataataattataattcaagtgtttttattacaaattaaacatacgaatgaataaaaatttattatttattactaATATTATACTACTAAGATTTAATTATCATGttggtttttattattttactaaatttataattacatttctatatttttttaattgggctcttatattaattttaattttttagttagaTCCTTGtcagtataaaaaaattagaattaacgaaatattttttcacaaattgaAGTTACCcataaaatatgaatttaactaAATCTTTGATAACGTATTTTTTGAgaagaataatttattaatttaatatttttgacatAGAAATgacctaattataaaattaaaagtaatatataaagacttaattaaaagaaaaaaatatataaacctAATTGTAAATTTAGTGAAATTATAGAGACTAATCGAATAATTAAAtctcaaattaataattaatattatcattatGAATTATAATATTGACTttagatataattaaaaatagaattaaaactgataaaaaaaactaaattttaattttacaaaGATACTATTcctataaaatattaattactttACTTATGCATATATACCTATATAAACATTAGGTTTATTCTACTAACTCTCATCTTAACAGATTAAAAGTTTTAATACAAAGACACAGTTCATAAAAACCTCACCAAAAAATGTGATAATTAGATTCTCAAAGTTTGTGCGTGCGTTTATGGGAGACGTTCATTTTTGCCGACCAAAAAGCTCTAATATATCTTGAAAGAAATGATTTTACTAGATGAAATAAATTACTCTTATactattattttaattgaaaataaaagtaGCAAACTCTAATTGCCACAAGGTAGAAAAAATGAGCTAGCATCCATCTTTTCTTCAATGCATACCGCATTATGGAAAACATTCACACTGTTAGTAAATGAAAGAACTCCaatatatttcaaaataatttacTAGCTAGATAAAACGATAAATTACTCTTACACTATTATTTTGATTGACAATAAAAGTAATAAACTTAATtgcaacaaaataaaagaaaatacgtTGGTATTGTGGATATTTCTAAGGAGTGTGttttattattcaaattttattttcataaaaataaaatatactcagagaaaagataaaaaaatactacAAATATATACACTCTACACacagaaaaataatataaaatcaagttaaattattataatttaaaaaaataaaaaagttgttgtgattaagatatttattttaaaaaataatgctAGAATAGAACTATCCTTAAAACAAATCAAACAAGTAGTAATATTAAATTAGGGTAAACCACCAAAAATACATCTGAATTATCTTAACATTGACAAAAATGTTCCTAAAttttgttattgacaaaaatcctctcaaataatttaaaaacatgcCAAAATGTCCAATTGTGATCAAAGACCTACTCCATTAATGGAAAAAATGTGACGTGGCTAACGGAGCATTCAACGTGGGAAGTGACACTCTAACATTTTCCGTTTGTCACATCGCTCTTTTCCGTTAACGTAGAATGTTTCAGTACATAGATGTGCATTTTTGTCAcgtttttaaataatttgaagATACTTTTGTCAATAACAAATTTCGGAGGCATTTTTGtcattaaaaaaatgatttgaGTGCGTTTTTGGTGGTTTACCCTattaaattatgaaaatctaatACCAATAAATAGGTTATAAAAAAAACTCTAAAGACATCCCAACAAACACCCATAAAAAAACAACATATTAATCAATAATAGAAATGCtaatgaaaaatttaaaatatcatcaTTACGcaatcaaaattttatataaatactAAACATTGTatttagaaatatttaaaaaaaattcaataactaaaaaatattatactaaaattattttttatctgcCAACGAACTATAACTCAAATAACATAGTTTTTCTATACTCACTTAAAAGTTGTCGGTTCGACTAACTCCAAAGAAAACTTGGCTTAAGAATTTAAGTTAGtcatttttttagaatttatagtGAAATTCATCGGAAGTAGACACTCTATAAACAATCgtatttaagaaaaataaagttttagaaaataataatttttttttattttattttaatgaaaaaaCCTACTATAGTATTGTGTATACTATTTCCCCTTTTACCTTAGGAAAGCCTCTTAAAAGATATCCTTAAACCCTCCATAAAAAAAAAGGATATCgttaaaccctaaaaccctatcAACAACAATGGATCGTAATTGAAAGAAGGCTTGGCACATGGTGTTGCTGCTGTGGCATCCCTCTTCATCATTTCCATGGCCATTGCTACCTTGAAATTCGCCTCCAGATCCAACCTTTACATTCTTCGCCCCACTCCCTTCCAGTGCATCCGTAAGGTTGTCCCAAAATCCCTAGCTCTCGTTGACGCAGAGGCATGTAGCACCCCATCCCCAGTTCCTCGACCAGGCAAGTCAACACTCTTAGTATTCTtgttcaaattttgattttttttatttaatatttagtcTTTGATAATTTCTTCCTCTCTAAATGTTCAATTGGAGTTCCTGTGTTTAATTGATGTTGGCGGTGATTCTGAGACCGCTTTTTCTTTTATGGTTTGTTGAATTGGTGAAGGGGATACGAAGATCCCAGCATGGAAGAAATTGAGTTCCAAGGAGCTTGGACTTCGGTGTTCGATGATAGCAGGCCCTACCAAGAAGGTTTTGGACGTGCTTAAGGAGAAGGGTACATATTGCTCTTCTAACTTCCTTTGTGTGGATGAATGAAAGAGCATGATTTCCTTTATATTGTGTTTCTTCATTGTTATTGAATAAAACATTTATGGCACCTTCTTTCACATAGTAAATTGTGAATTTTTTCATGAGCCTCATCATTTGGTTTGTAGTCTTAGTCTTGCAAGAGAATTTGGGGCTCTCCTATAGCTTTTGTAACTACTAACTAAGTTTAGACCTGCAAATAACAATCTTTTACCCTCGAACATCACTTGTGCACAAGATTCTGAGATTTCTAGGTTTATGTTTCCAAGTTTAGAGAGGGAACTGCATAGTTGTTGACCCTTTTCTTCACCATGTAGAGTATGATGTATATCTTGTTGGAGGTTGTGTCCGGGATCTTATACTAAAGCAAATACCTAAGGACTTTGATATTATTACTTCAGCTGATCTTAAAGAGGTTATGACCTTTCTCTTGTACTTTTATTTTGCaggttttgattttatttcctgTTACCAATATATTGTGAAGGAAATTGTGAAAACAAGACTTAGTAGTTATCACAACTTTCCTTATAAAACTTcgaaagcaaaagaaaaattgaagaatttGAACATCTTTGTAATTATCAAATGAAACATAtcaaatataatgaaaatagGAAACGAAGCACACTTGTAATGCCCTCTATTAATGTTTGGGCttttatttgcatatttgaaTCTTAACTTTTCGTATTAATCATGATTTAATTTGTAGGTGTTGAGAACATTTCGAAGGTGTGAGATAGTTGGTAAAAAGTTTCCCATATGTCATGTTCATATGTATGGTACCATTGTCGAGGTTTGTCTGGCAGAACTATCTTTAGTGTAGTGATTGCTTAATTTTTCTCTATCAAGCATGCCTTCACCTTGTGTCTACTTTTAAAGATAACATTGTCataattttcaattaggtttcGAGTTTCAATACTGCTACAAGGAAGTCAAATCACTTTCATCATGACATCGAGGCACCTAGTGGCTGTGATAAGGAGGACTATCTTCGTTGGAGGAATTGTTTGAAACGCGACTTTACAATTAATGGGTAGTGTATCTATCCTTGCAATTTAGAGAACAGAAAAATTATTTCCTTTTTAATATGCATTGAGCTGCTTTTTTCTCTGACATCTCAACATTGTTTACAATTTGGAATTCACCTCATTTTCTGCAGCTCTTTGTGATGTTAATGAAATTCACGCTCTTCCAGGTTGATGTTTGATCCGTATGCAGGAATTGTATATGATTACATGGGAGGAATGGAAGATATTGAAAAGGCTAAAGTGTGCATGTATCTCTGTGTGGTTATAGtttcatattattattttctaccACCATTAGcgattaatttagttaatttgaATAGGTGCGAACTGTTGTTCCTGCAGCTTCTTCATTTCAGGAGGATTGTGGTGAGTTTTTGTATAGCAATGTATAAGGTTAAAAATAACCTTTCCTGTAGTTTAGATTGTTTAAACTTCTTTCAGACTCCCTGCAGCTTCTCTGAATGGTGAGTATATTATGCAGCTCGTATTTTACGTGCAATTAGAATTGCGGCTCGCTTAGGATTCAGTATTTCAAGTGAAACAGCTCATTCTGTTAAAAATCTTTCTTCATCAGTATTACGGCTTGATAAGGTGTTTAAAAATCTCCCCTCCTCCTTTGTCtattatactaaaaaattattaggcATCCATGAGAATATCCTGCGTGAGTTGCCCTCCTTAATTGTTTTAGGGTAGGCTCCTGATGGAAATGAATTATATGCTTGCTTATGGATCCGGTGAAGCTTCTTTGAGGTTATTATGGAAGTTTGGCCTTTTAGATATACTACTCCCCTTTCAGGTACACCGTACATGATGATTATGCATGTTAATTTCTAAATTTCAGTTGCCAAATGTTAGCTCAAATTGATATTGACGTTACAGGCTGCTTACTTTGTTCGTCATGGATTTCGGAGACGGGACAAAAGAACTAATATGCTTTTGGTAACAAATATTCATTCCAATTTGGATATAGCTTTGATAATCTGAGAATAATGCTATTTGTTACTTCCATATTAATTAAATGTATAAAATTTTATCACCACATTCACTTGGAATTTCATCTGCAGTCATTATTCTATAATTTGGATAAGCTATTGGCACCCAACCGTCCATGTCACAGTAGCTTATGGTAAGGTCTACATGACAACAAAGCCTGTTTCATGTTTAATTCGTTAGTGATATATGCAAGGGTTCACAAAATAAGCAAGTCTCACTAGGAATCTAAGCTTTCAGGGTTGGCATCCTAGCATTTCATAAAACATTGAGTGATCAACCAAGGGAAGCCTCGGTGGTTGCTGCATTTAGCCTTGCAGTTCATAATGGTGGAAATTTATTGGAAGCAGTAGACATAGCTAGGAGGatcaacaaacaacacaatgcCAGGTTTCCTGAGTTATTAGATCCTTCAGGTCTAGATGCAGAGGATTTGGAAGAAGAGATTCTGGATCTTGCTGACTCTGTTAAAGGGACACTCTCACAGATGACAACTAGGTATTTGGTATCTCAGGCTATGGCCGACTATCCTCAAGCCCCTCATTCAGATTTGGTGCGCATACTCTTGACTTCGATTGATATATGTACTTCTTAACACTTAACAGTAGTTACTTTGAAGACTGACCTTTGACAATTTGACAGGTGTTCATCCCATTAGGAATGTACCTAAAGGCTCTCAGCATTTTTTACTGCGTCAAAGTAAATTCTGGTAAGAAATTTTTGTCAAAGCAAGGCAGGAAAATTGATTATGGATCTTTAGTTCAAGGTGAGCTGGAAGAAATACGGCATGTGTTTGCAAGGATTGTATTTGATACCATATATCCGCTGCGCCTAGATAAAGAGAATTCGTAAAAGATCAACTGGATTTCACAGGAAGAGGGTAGTTTGAAGTGAAAATAGAAATTTGAGGAAATTGATTCTGGTGTAGGCATCAAATAGTCCGGCTCCCAAACTGCAGCAAAAGTGGTACTAGCTAGCCGTCATCTCCCAAACTGCAGCAAAAGTGGTACTAGCTAGCCGTCATCAACTTCTTTTGCGATGAAGCAGTGataatttttgttctttatttggGGATGTGGGGTTGCCCGGAGATTTAGTGTATGTACCTACCTCAGGTTATATAGGCAGCGGATGAATGGGGGAAAGTTTTTCCACCGAGCAAgtgttttttgttttgttataGAATAATTCTTTCATTCCA is a window from the Arachis stenosperma cultivar V10309 chromosome 3, arast.V10309.gnm1.PFL2, whole genome shotgun sequence genome containing:
- the LOC130965347 gene encoding uncharacterized protein LOC130965347 produces the protein MAIATLKFASRSNLYILRPTPFQCIRKVVPKSLALVDAEACSTPSPVPRPGDTKIPAWKKLSSKELGLRCSMIAGPTKKVLDVLKEKEYDVYLVGGCVRDLILKQIPKDFDIITSADLKEVLRTFRRCEIVGKKFPICHVHMYGTIVEVSSFNTATRKSNHFHHDIEAPSGCDKEDYLRWRNCLKRDFTINGLMFDPYAGIVYDYMGGMEDIEKAKVRTVVPAASSFQEDCARILRAIRIAARLGFSISSETAHSVKNLSSSVLRLDKGRLLMEMNYMLAYGSGEASLRLLWKFGLLDILLPFQAAYFVRHGFRRRDKRTNMLLSLFYNLDKLLAPNRPCHSSLWVGILAFHKTLSDQPREASVVAAFSLAVHNGGNLLEAVDIARRINKQHNARFPELLDPSGLDAEDLEEEILDLADSVKGTLSQMTTRYLVSQAMADYPQAPHSDLVFIPLGMYLKALSIFYCVKVNSGKKFLSKQGRKIDYGSLVQGELEEIRHVFARIVFDTIYPLRLDKENS